The Salvelinus fontinalis isolate EN_2023a chromosome 34, ASM2944872v1, whole genome shotgun sequence region GCATCACCCTCACCTTGCTCAGCATCACCCTCACCTTGCTCAGCAGAGAACTACCATGATCTCACTCCAGAGGATGTTGGGCCTCCTCATGCTCATGCTGTTGCATGGAGGTGAGTGGTTAATTTGTTCCATACTTATCTATTAATATCTATTGTTGTGATCGCTGTGTGGATTATGTTTATGTTGACCGTAGTTATTACTCTGGTGATAGAGTAACCGTTTTCTGTCTCCCAGGGTGGTACTTAAACATGTGCTCACATCCCACTAACCGAACTTGAACGGAAGTTGGTTGTTGATAAAGGAAATTAGTTTTAATCCCACAATGGTCAATTTGAAGACTAATATTTGAGAGCAATTAAAGTCGAAGAATTAAAGTATTTAATGAGCAATAAAAAAAGGAATATTGATATGTAGCAATAATGCAATAAGGTAACAGTCATCAGTAGACAGGGCcctgagtttttcctggtcaggtcacatggatAGGAACAACTCATGACCCTAATTAAAGGATACAATTGTATAATAACATAAAATCACAAGAAATACACGTACACTCACTCAGGtacaacacagacactgttgaTGTTATTGAGTGATATGACATTGTCTGAATGGGTGTGGCGGGTGTGAATGTCCATGCGGTGTAACATTGAGAGCAACGTAAATGACTTCTGAAAACCACTGATGGTGGGTGTGGTGCATTGTTGTTAGTATGGTAGTTTGTCTAGTATGTGCTAACCTATGGATGCTCCATATTTGACAGATCCACCATTGTCAAAAATAAGAATCCTTTGACTTTCATTTTGGAACACATAGGGATGGACTATGTGCTTTTCAGTGCCCTTTTAAGCAATTGTTGTTCCATGATATACTGTGTATTgtgggtattttattaggattcccatttagctgctgcttttgcaaaagctctcttcctggggtccccacaatacatgaaacatgacataatacagaacattaatagacaagaacagctcaaggacagaactacatacttttaaaacttcttcgggattgGTGTcccggttgagctaacgtaggctaatgtgattagcatcaGGTTGTAAGaaacaagaaaatttcccaggacatagacatatctgatattggcagaaagcttaaattcttgttaatctaactgcactgtccaatttacagtagctattacagtgaaagaataccatgctattgtttgaggagagtgcacaattttgaacatattaataaacaaattaggcacatttgggcagtcttgagacaacattttgaacagaaatgcaatggttcattggttcagtctaaaactttgcacatcactgctgccatctagtggccaaaatctaaattgcacctgggctggaataatacattatggcctttctcttgcatttcaaagataatggtacaaaaaaaatacaaaagaacagttTTTTTTTCCATTGTATAagcttttaccagatctattgtgttatattctcctacattcctttcacaatAACAcatacttcaaagtgtttcctttgaaatggtaccaataatatgcatatccttgcttcagggcctgagctacaggcagtttgatttgggtatgtcattttagacataaattgaaaaaagggcacacacagcctacatatcaatacatatacacacaaactatctaggtcaaataggggggaGGCATTGTGCAGTGAGGTGTGCtctatctgttttttgaaaccaggtttgctgtttatttcagtaatatgagatggaatggagttccatgccataatggctctatataatactgtacactttcttgaatttgttctggatttggggactgtgctTGCACAATAGGAAATAACGTCTGAATATTTTGGGCAAGGTGATTCCCCTTTCAACACGTTTTAGAAGGGATGAGATCATCAACAACATAACGTAATATTTTCCCCACAGCACCCTCAACTCCAGGAACTATGACCACCCTTACAGCAACAGCCAAGTCAAAAGCTATTTTCCAGCTCATCTCTGTGCTCACACTATTTAATTAACCCTCACTTATCTCACAAGGCAGAACAATTTTTATTTATGTGGATTTCACATTGATGTCTTCCTCCTTGTATGTTTTTACAGTAGTTACCTTTCCTCTTGAGCTCAACCCTCCCAGAGTGGTGGTGAGATATGGAGACTCAGTCTCAGTCAACTGCAACACATCATCCACAGACCATGAGGGGATGGGCTGGGAGGCCACATTGGGAGGTACAGGTTTTGAACATGTCAACGTTGTCACCTGGACTGTGGATGGCCTTACTGATTGGACAATAGAACCTAAATGCTACATCAATCTCATTGATGGCGAACAACCCTCAAAAGTACTTCCAGTCATTCTCTACAGTGAGTATTTTCCTCCTTGTGAATCAGAAAGGTATGTTTCTATTTAACTATATATCAGCATTGAGGGTTTTTTACATTGTTGACCTCCTCTACAGAGACTCCAGACAGCGTCTCCATCTCTGTTCTGAGACACTCTGGTCCCATGGTGGAGGGGACAGAGTACCAGCTGCAGTGTGACATCCAGAACATCGCTCCTCAACAGAACCTGGTTGTGAAGTGGTACAAAGGGAATGAACTCTTAGATAATGTAACTTACAGTGACGTCAGTAAGACACCAGTGAATGTGTCAGCTACTCTGATGATCAGCCCCAGTAGAGATGATGATGGAGCTCAGTATAGATGTAGAGCAGAACTGGACCTGGGACCAGAGGGACCACAACCCCATCCTACAGTGACATCAGAACCTCTCAACATTACTGTGCACTGTGAGTTCATCAATACTCGATATTGCCTCTTTACCCCTGACCAGGAGGGCAGACAGGTCAATGCCTCTGCACCCCTGGCCAGGACGGACTTTGGCCAGTATGTCATCACGATCAGCAATGACATAGGCAGCACCAGCTATACTGTTCATATCACAGTGGAATGTACGTGTGTGAGATCTAGTATTGTATTGCGAGATGAGATCTGTCCGATTGTTTCCTGTAAGATGCTTCTCTATCTGTTTTCAAATGGATGAAATCTATGCTGAATATTTCTCTCCCTACTCTTTTCAGATGCCCCCAAGTTTAACTGTACTGATCAATATGAAGTTAAAGAGAATGAAAATCACAACCTCTCAGTCACCTGTACAGTTGATGGCAACCCTTCTTCTAAAATCACCTGGTTGAAAGCCCAACAGGAAGTGGATATCCCTCAAAGTCTCACTAGGGAAAACAGAGGGGAGTACACCCTGGTTACAAACAACACACATGGAAAAGCCACTCACCACCTTGTCATCAACGTCTTGTGTAAGTCATGTTTCTATCCTTCAAGTATGTTATTATTGGACTATTTTACAAACGTTTAACTAATTCTAGCCACACATGCTATCAGCTTTAAGCTGTTCTAACCAATCTTAAAGGTAGAATAGGCCTAATAGTGATTGAGACAGGTTTTACATAATTGTTTACCACCTTTTAagttactgtattttagtctcaACTGAACTGCATGGCAACCCATCTGACATCCCATAAGTTGCATAGTTGAGTGGTCTACACTAAAAGCACCTCCTTTCTTCTTAGATGCTCCTGAGTTCCTTCCAGGGAATGACACAGTGGAGGTGAGTGCAGGCAGTGATGTGTCTCTGGACTGCAGTGCTGAGGGGAACCCTCCTCCTGAGCTGAGGTGGACCAACAACACTGCAGAGGGAAATGCCAATGAGACCACTGTGGGGCACCTGCGTACTCTCTATATCTCCAGAGTAACAGCTAATGCAACTTACAACTGCACAGTCACAAATAGACTGGGCTCCATCACCAAGCAGATACATGTCCTAGTAGATGTACCTCCACAACACCCAACCATGTTCTCCACAGCACCCTCAACTCCAGGAACTATGACCACCCTCCCAGCAACAGCCAAGCCAAAAGGTCTTTTCCAGCTCATCTCTGTGCTCACATTATTTAATTAACCCTCACTTATCTCACAAGGCAGAACAGTTTATATTTGATGTGGATTTCACATTGATGTCTTCATTCTTGTATGTTTTTACAGTAGTTACCTTTCCTCTTGAGCTCAACCCTCCCAGAGTGGTGGTGAGATATGGAGACTCAGTCTCAGTCAACTGCAACACATCATCCACAGACCATGAGGGGATGGGCTGGGAGGCCACATTGGGAGGTACAGGTTTTGAACATGTCAACGTTGTCACCTGGACTGTGGATGGCCTTACTGATTGGACAATAGAACCTAAATGCTACATCAATCTCATTGATGGCGAACAACCCTCAAAAGTACTTCCAGTCATTCTCTACAGTGAGTATTTTCCTCCTTGTGAATCAGAAAGGTATGTTTCTATTTAACTATATATCAGCATTGAGGGTTTTTTACATTGTTGACCTCCTCTACAGAGACTCCAGACAGCGTCTCCATCTCTGTTCTGAGACACTCTGGTCCCATGGTGGAGGGGACAGAGTACCAGCTGCAGTGTGACATCCAGAACATCGCTCCTCAACAGAACCTGGTTGTGAAGTGGTACAAAGGGAATGAACTCTTAGATAATGTAACTTACAGTGACGTCAGTAAGACACCAGTGAATGTGTCAGCTACTCTGATGATCAGCCCCAGTAGAGATGATGATGGAGCTCAGTATAGATGTAGAGCAGAACTGGACCTGGGACCAGAGGGACCACAACCCCATCCTACAGTGGCATCAGAACCTCTCAACATTACTGTGCACTGTGAGTTGGCTATTAATTTAGATCTTTTTCATTATCATAAATCAAAAACAGAACCACATGACAGGTATAGCTTCCAATTTACTAATTTTGAGTTGatgctcctcctctctatttgCAGACAAGCCAGTGATTGAATGTCTAAGCCAGTACAGTGCCGTGAAGGAGAATTCCCCCCTGGACAGGATCCCTTGTACATTCAATGGGAATCCTCCCCCTAACGTTGTGTGGTACCAGGAGGGCAGACAGGTCAATGCCTCTGCACCCCTGGCCAGGACGGACTTTGGCCAGTATGTCATCACGATCAGCAATGACATAGGCAGCACCAGCTATACTGTTCATATCACAGTGGAATGTACGTGTGTGAGATCTAGTATTGTATTGCAAGATGAGATCTGTCCGATTGTTTCCTGTAAGATGCTTCTCTATCTGTTTTCAAATGGATGAAATCTATGCTGAATATTTCTCTCCCTACTCTTTTCAGATGCCCCCAAGTTTAACTGTACTGATCAATATGAAGTTAAAGAGAATGAAAATCACAACCTCTCAGTCACCTGTACAGTTGATGGCAACCCTTCTTCTAAAATCACCTGGTTGAAAGCCCAACAGGAAGTGGATATCCCTCAAAGTCTCACTAGGGAAAACAGAGGGGAGTACACCCTGGTTACAAACAACACACATGGAAAAGCCACTCACAAGCTTGTCATCAACGTCTTGTGTAAGTCATGTTTCTATCCTTCAAGTATGTTATTATTGGACTATTTTACAAACGTTTAACTAATTCTAGCCACACATGCTATCAGCTTTACGCTGTTCTAACCAATCTTAAAGGTAGAATAGGCCTAATAGTGATTGAGACAGGTTTTACATAATTGTTTACCACCTTTTAagttactgtattttagtctcaACTGAACTGCATGGCAACCCATCTGACATCCCATAAGTTGCATAGTTTAGTGGTCTACTCTAAAAGCACCTCCTTTCTTCTTAGATGCTCCTGAGTTCCTTCTAGGGAATGACACAGTGGAGGTGACTGCAGGCAGTGATGTGTCTCTGAACTGCAGTGCTGAGGGGAACCCTCCTCCTGAGATGAAGTGGAACGACACCGCTGCACGCAATGTGAAGTTGTCCACTGAGGGGCGCCAGAGGACTGTTAGAATCACCACAGCTGGGATCTACATCTGCACTGCCACGAATATATTTGGGACGGTCACCAGAACAACAACAGTAACTATAAAAGGTATTATAACTGACCGACTGTGGGTCATGTTATGGTAGAAACGTAGCTGACCCTGATGTAGTGATTCATGTTGTCATAAGACATACTTCATATTGTTTCAGTAAGATGAATGAATGAATCGCATTCAATTCCACAGAGCTGAATTGCGAAACACGAATCCTAGATCACGAGCTAGCCTGAATCAAATCATAAACAGAATTGGTCTGAATCATGTCTAAACTCTCCCGTTCTCCTTCTATTTCCTCCTCTTCAGGTGGCTCCACAATTATATTTTGGTTGTTTCCATTAGTTGTCCTGGTCATTGCCCTGGTAGTCCTGAAAGTCTTCTGTATGTGGAAGAAAAGACAAGGATCTTATAATTTCATACCAGTCAACCAGTCAAATGTTCCATTGATGCCACTGTCTACAACAGGGGTAGACAACCATGATCCAGAGGGGTATCCTACGAAGGTTTGAGGAGTTACCTAAGTAAATTAGATAAACTCTTGAGTTCAACTCGGGATAGCCAGTCATACGAAAGTGTCTCACcctttagccaggtacatttcaGAACTAATCTGCTCCTGGGCAGGCTAACTCCAGCCCAGTAGAGGttactgaggggaggacggcccataataatggctggaacggagcgtgGATAACATTCCACTGATtgcgctccagccattaccacgagcccgtcttcTCCCGATTAAGGTGCCAACAATCTCCTGTGAACTCCACTTGCCCTGACTGAAGTGACTGAGCCACGAGATGAAGACCAATTAAATAAGAATCCCTCCCGCTTGTAAAGATTGCGTCATCATCTACTTCATTTGAGGAAGACAATATTTTATTCATTAATTTTTTTTGTGtatgtcaaatattttttttgcgGGGGGAGGATTAAAATATATCACATTCCAAATGTTGTAATGACAGAATGCATTTTAAATTTCACGCACAGTAACACGTTTGTACAATATTAAAATGATTTGGTCTACATGCAACAATGGGATTTAATAAATCAAATCCTTAAAAATACATTTCATCCACATCATTGAACAATTCATTCTGAATGAAAAACGAAATATAATTGATTTCAAACAACAATGAGACTGCGTGATCTGCAAACGTATTTAAAATGTAAGATTAGTGTGGGGATTCAATCTGAGCCTGTTCAAGTGTCTTGCATCTGACAACATACGAACGAATGTAATAAGAATGCTCATATTTCTATATCAATACTTAATTGTATTGCTAGTCTAATTACAATAGCATCCGAACATTCATTTTCCTTTATAAAACTATTTTCAAAACTGTTTTTAAAAGTGACTTGTGTATGCCCATAAATAAACAAGCATCACTGCTTATGACATGCCACTGCCAGTCTGTCGCCAGTGAACATTTTATTGAAGGCAAATACATTAGGGAACTGTCCCTTTAAGAATTAGGATTTGGGAGTGACGCGGATATGAAAGCTAGTTTATCCCTCTTTCCTTTGCAACGAATATTGTTTAGATTAACTAGATTACTTAGCTAAATTATAGGGAGAAATCATTCTCACTGTTTAGAAACGGAAAGGATACAGAAGGGTTATTTGAGCGCCTCGGGAATTCATCTTTCAGGATTGAGGCGTCCTCCAAATTGGAATAACTTTGAATAAGTTCTTTGTATTCAGGGATCCGCTGATAAGAAGACGTTAAACATGGACTGGGGCACGGATCTCTGGGTGAGTTTGTGAGCTGTCTGGGATCTGCCAAGGGCTTTAGCTCTCGTGAAGTTTTGCAAAGTATTGTTTTTGCCACTTTTAATGTGATGTAACATGTAGGTTCTTCTACGACTTTGAGCATACCAAGAGACTGGTTTTGATGGAGGTAGTCAAACTATGCTgagatttttttctctctcagaaCATCTGACCCAGCCATACTCAACTGGACCCAGAAAGGGGTCAAAATCGACCGCGTGTCccaagtgtaaaaaaaaaatatatataaaatataaatatatatttttttggaaCTAATTTGGGCCTCGTCCTCTGGTATCATATAAACATATATACGATATCGTACAATTGCAGCAAATATGCTTAAAATAAATCTTGGAGTGGAGATTTGCGTGTGAATTTCATTGCCCCCTGGCACAACCCCTAGATGGGACACTGGAGGTCTTCCCTCAAGAAAATGTTAATGTTTTAAAACAAATTTCCTGCAAAATGTTAATGTTTTAaaacaaatttcctgcaattctatgtaTTTTGACATGACGTAGGCCTATGACCGGggtgaaaaaacaacaacaaattaaACCACAGGTTAGGTGTATTTAGGATGCTTTGAACATGAAATGAACACTCAATTTGACGACTTTGTTACTTTGAGATTTTTTGGGGATgatgtattttgttgttgttgtggtttgaCACTCAGACAGGAATGACATGGAGATCGGGACACAGGCAAATgctagaaacagtgggaaggttGTAAGCAGGGATTTGATCCTTGTTCTCAGGTGGAAAGTTGTATGCAACACATGCCGGGGAGTGTTACCACTACACCAAGGCTCGGAACAGAAATGTTTAATATTAATGGTTGATGGCAGTGGATAACTCTCTTTTAAAATAGG contains the following coding sequences:
- the icam5 gene encoding intercellular adhesion molecule 5 isoform X2 yields the protein MISLQRMLGLLMLMLLHGVVTFPLELNPPRVVVRYGDSVSVNCNTSSTDHEGMGWEATLGGTGFEHVNVVTWTVDGLTDWTIEPKCYINLIDGEQPSKVLPVILYKTPDSVSISVLRHSGPMVEGTEYQLQCDIQNIAPQQNLVVKWYKGNELLDNVTYSDVSKTPVNVSATLMISPSRDDDGAQYRCRAELDLGPEGPQPHPTVTSEPLNITVHYAPKFNCTDQYEVKENENHNLSVTCTVDGNPSSKITWLKAQQEVDIPQSLTRENRGEYTLVTNNTHGKATHHLVINVLYAPEFLPGNDTVEVSAGSDVSLDCSAEGNPPPELRWTNNTAEGNANETTVGHLRTLYISRVTANATYNCTVTNRLGSITKQIHVLVDVPPQHPTMFSTAPSTPGTMTTLPATAKPKVVTFPLELNPPRVVVRYGDSVSVNCNTSSTDHEGMGWEATLGGTGFEHVNVVTWTVDGLTDWTIEPKCYINLIDGEQPSKVLPVILYKTPDSVSISVLRHSGPMVEGTEYQLQCDIQNIAPQQNLVVKWYKGNELLDNVTYSDVSKTPVNVSATLMISPSRDDDGAQYRCRAELDLGPEGPQPHPTVASEPLNITVHYAPKFNCTDQYEVKENENHNLSVTCTVDGNPSSKITWLKAQQEVDIPQSLTRENRGEYTLVTNNTHGKATHKLVINVLYAPEFLLGNDTVEVTAGSDVSLNCSAEGNPPPEMKWNDTAARNVKLSTEGRQRTVRITTAGIYICTATNIFGTVTRTTTVTIKGGSTIIFWLFPLVVLVIALVVLKVFCMWKKRQGSYNFIPVNQSNVPLMPLSTTGVDNHDPEGYPTKV
- the icam5 gene encoding intercellular adhesion molecule 5 isoform X1; amino-acid sequence: MISLQRMLGLLMLMLLHGVVTFPLELNPPRVVVRYGDSVSVNCNTSSTDHEGMGWEATLGGTGFEHVNVVTWTVDGLTDWTIEPKCYINLIDGEQPSKVLPVILYKTPDSVSISVLRHSGPMVEGTEYQLQCDIQNIAPQQNLVVKWYKGNELLDNVTYSDVSKTPVNVSATLMISPSRDDDGAQYRCRAELDLGPEGPQPHPTVTSEPLNITVHYAPKFNCTDQYEVKENENHNLSVTCTVDGNPSSKITWLKAQQEVDIPQSLTRENRGEYTLVTNNTHGKATHHLVINVLYAPEFLPGNDTVEVSAGSDVSLDCSAEGNPPPELRWTNNTAEGNANETTVGHLRTLYISRVTANATYNCTVTNRLGSITKQIHVLVDVPPQHPTMFSTAPSTPGTMTTLPATAKPKVVTFPLELNPPRVVVRYGDSVSVNCNTSSTDHEGMGWEATLGGTGFEHVNVVTWTVDGLTDWTIEPKCYINLIDGEQPSKVLPVILYKTPDSVSISVLRHSGPMVEGTEYQLQCDIQNIAPQQNLVVKWYKGNELLDNVTYSDVSKTPVNVSATLMISPSRDDDGAQYRCRAELDLGPEGPQPHPTVASEPLNITVHYKPVIECLSQYSAVKENSPLDRIPCTFNGNPPPNVVWYQEGRQVNASAPLARTDFGQYVITISNDIGSTSYTVHITVEYAPKFNCTDQYEVKENENHNLSVTCTVDGNPSSKITWLKAQQEVDIPQSLTRENRGEYTLVTNNTHGKATHKLVINVLYAPEFLLGNDTVEVTAGSDVSLNCSAEGNPPPEMKWNDTAARNVKLSTEGRQRTVRITTAGIYICTATNIFGTVTRTTTVTIKGGSTIIFWLFPLVVLVIALVVLKVFCMWKKRQGSYNFIPVNQSNVPLMPLSTTGVDNHDPEGYPTKV